From the genome of Candidatus Chlamydia corallus, one region includes:
- a CDS encoding ATP-dependent RecD-like DNA helicase: MEKICGYLEQILVENKDSGEITAYIKIPNKNTPILIKGKLPEPLVPGSPIQIYGAWSQSFSNTKYFQIHSYDSPLLYEYRGVFHYLTSKLIKGIGPKIAEKIIEKFQEKTCYILDITPERLSEVCGISEKRCANICKQLYEQKILRKTLLFLQEYNIPIHYGVRIFKKYQEKSIEKICEDPFLLAREMEGIGFKTADFIAMKLGVPRNSESRLCAGIQHSLEELQEEGHTCYPIELLIDLVAKLLNQDVFESPITLEEIHTQILNMQKRKLLHIQEISGTLHVWTRCLYLAEKTIVSDLKRVLFSSRRIRSIDGEKAIAWVEENLSIDLAEQQREAIKACFFEKFLIITGGPGTGKSTITQAILKIFEQVTHKIILAAPTGKAAKRMTEITQKHSVTIHALLQYDFKTKSFRKNHDNPIDCDLIIVDESGMIDTHLLNHFLKALPDYTTLVFIGDIHQLPSVGPGNILKDLITSNKMTIIRLNKIFRQVHDSGIVTNAHRVNEGELPILYSETGRRDFLFSQKDDQEEALNHIVHLVTKFVPQKYHIYPQDIQVLAPMKKGTLGIYNLNKALKHALNPKKANLHGRFQSYAVGDKVMQIRNNYNKEVFNGDIGYVSSINFEDKAIVVRMEGRHIGYSFSELDDLVLAYATSVHKYQGSESPCIIMPVHTSHFMMLYRNLLYTAITRGKKLVILVGTKKAIAIATRNNRVQHRCTGLAEALKELDSKKNYADR; encoded by the coding sequence ATGGAGAAAATTTGCGGATACTTAGAGCAAATACTTGTTGAAAACAAGGACTCTGGGGAAATTACTGCTTACATCAAAATACCCAATAAAAATACTCCCATTCTGATTAAAGGCAAACTTCCTGAACCTTTGGTCCCAGGCTCTCCAATCCAAATCTATGGTGCCTGGAGTCAATCTTTTTCGAATACTAAGTATTTCCAAATCCATAGTTATGACTCCCCTCTTCTTTATGAATATCGTGGCGTATTCCATTATCTCACTTCAAAACTCATAAAGGGAATCGGTCCTAAAATTGCAGAAAAGATCATTGAGAAGTTTCAAGAAAAAACTTGCTATATCTTAGATATTACCCCAGAGCGATTAAGTGAAGTTTGTGGCATTAGCGAAAAACGATGTGCGAATATCTGCAAGCAACTCTATGAGCAGAAAATTTTAAGAAAAACTCTTCTCTTTCTACAAGAATACAATATTCCGATTCATTATGGGGTGAGAATTTTCAAAAAATACCAAGAGAAATCGATAGAGAAAATCTGCGAAGATCCTTTCCTTCTAGCAAGAGAAATGGAGGGCATCGGATTTAAAACCGCTGATTTCATAGCTATGAAACTAGGAGTTCCCAGAAATTCTGAAAGTCGCTTATGTGCTGGTATCCAGCATTCCTTAGAAGAACTTCAGGAAGAAGGTCACACCTGTTATCCCATAGAGCTCCTTATAGATCTCGTTGCCAAACTTCTAAATCAAGATGTCTTTGAGTCTCCAATTACCCTGGAAGAAATCCATACACAAATTCTAAATATGCAAAAGCGTAAACTTCTACATATTCAGGAAATTTCAGGAACACTCCATGTCTGGACACGCTGTCTTTATCTTGCAGAAAAAACTATCGTTTCCGATCTAAAGCGTGTTTTATTTTCTTCAAGGAGAATCCGTTCTATAGATGGAGAAAAAGCGATTGCTTGGGTTGAAGAAAATCTCAGTATAGATCTAGCAGAACAACAACGAGAAGCGATTAAAGCATGTTTCTTTGAAAAATTTCTTATCATTACAGGGGGCCCTGGAACTGGAAAAAGCACCATCACCCAAGCAATACTCAAGATCTTTGAACAGGTAACTCATAAAATTATCCTGGCAGCTCCTACTGGGAAAGCCGCTAAACGCATGACGGAAATTACACAAAAACACTCTGTTACCATTCACGCTCTTTTGCAGTACGATTTTAAAACCAAATCTTTCCGAAAGAACCACGATAATCCCATAGACTGTGATTTGATCATTGTTGACGAATCTGGAATGATTGACACTCACCTACTCAACCATTTCCTAAAAGCACTCCCTGATTATACAACTCTTGTCTTTATCGGAGACATTCACCAGCTGCCAAGTGTTGGCCCAGGAAATATCCTTAAAGACTTGATTACCTCAAATAAAATGACAATCATCAGATTAAATAAGATCTTTCGCCAAGTTCATGACTCGGGAATCGTGACGAATGCTCATAGGGTAAATGAAGGAGAATTGCCGATTTTATATTCAGAAACAGGCCGTCGGGATTTCCTATTTTCCCAAAAGGATGATCAAGAAGAAGCTCTCAATCACATTGTTCATCTTGTAACAAAATTTGTGCCACAAAAATATCATATCTATCCTCAGGACATCCAAGTGCTAGCTCCAATGAAAAAGGGGACCCTAGGGATCTATAACCTAAATAAAGCACTAAAACATGCGCTAAATCCTAAAAAAGCAAATCTCCACGGAAGATTTCAGTCCTATGCGGTTGGCGATAAAGTCATGCAAATCCGCAATAACTATAACAAAGAAGTCTTTAATGGAGATATAGGCTATGTGTCTAGCATCAACTTCGAAGATAAAGCTATTGTTGTCCGTATGGAAGGAAGGCATATAGGTTATTCTTTCTCAGAGCTTGACGATCTAGTATTAGCCTATGCTACCTCCGTACATAAGTATCAAGGTAGCGAAAGCCCTTGTATTATCATGCCTGTTCATACATCGCACTTTATGATGCTCTATAGAAATCTTCTCTATACCGCCATTACTCGGGGAAAAAAATTAGTAATTCTTGTTGGAACAAAAAAAGCTATTGCCATTGCAACAAGAAATAATCGAGTACAACACCGGTGTACAGGACTAGCAGAAGCTCTTAAGGAGCTAGACTCTAAGAAAAATTATGCTGATCGATAA
- a CDS encoding DUF1978 domain-containing protein — MVLGLDATRTLNFVPPHTLIQIPDSQFKARIFAKGLLVVGILILVCGIIFFSQAIPGCGLLVSLGLGLGTSVLGLLVFVLGGLLLFKLQEVIQEVPRAPHVIEIEDTSEPGRVKAKDSLTRLPKEICQLKNYIRSVEKGLNNIKNWSNEDERLIDKFKQKLKSLGSAHDYVISEFCEIRHILEEEEQNIALAEEYLAFVSRGIFNTAVDMESFLNLNHLSEIRPYLAVSNPKLLEITEKSQDVVNQFMNATVAFKKAQILFKNNKHAQIKKMLERSHALIEALIYKSLERSYNKAGLLCEKVRIIHDNPLFPWEQDQQKYTQAKKEFEERSRCLEEFEKTFFWLDDESTISYTDRWDFLNESIEHKMLRVDRDAISIRKIALKNRARNYAKALLEKERTKEHKRDLEQARRAFEYESKKFYRKEYAEAETRVKVLKTSFPNLEIATNIREVRSRSPEIPNHSEDVLEEIDKEHIEYENKQRLYWQKIGSEEEGVRKELEGESHSLNQSRRVYSAECYARRLKGLLLQWTKDIRTVEAHIEDAAIDFDQEISKIELRHAQARLELLEEEINDIFPKVADMEELISYEEHCIFSIRTNLEKAYIQYNKCSEMLLDAELFFAEDERFIHSDAMLRDMRYQLQQVSERYKEKKQEFTTLEDRVTGHKCLLKGEVQRFQLEGLDFLKDELLSTAYDLYKKAGAREHIPVGVPCMQLYYNYYEDKETIVRKRLFNMTERYQNFQRNLNCLKFDSEVLLKEELYKPEEHEKRQEERESKEAELLLKKLQVAEDHLSELESKQPQE; from the coding sequence ATGGTTTTAGGTTTGGATGCTACGCGTACTTTAAATTTTGTTCCCCCTCATACTTTAATACAAATTCCTGATTCTCAGTTTAAGGCTCGAATTTTCGCTAAGGGATTATTAGTTGTTGGTATTCTCATATTAGTGTGCGGAATAATTTTTTTCTCTCAAGCCATTCCTGGTTGCGGTTTACTAGTTTCTCTAGGGTTAGGTCTAGGAACTAGTGTTTTAGGATTACTTGTATTTGTTTTAGGGGGTCTTTTGCTTTTTAAATTGCAAGAGGTGATCCAAGAGGTTCCTAGAGCTCCTCATGTAATAGAAATAGAAGATACAAGTGAACCAGGTAGAGTAAAGGCTAAAGACTCTTTAACAAGGCTTCCAAAGGAAATCTGTCAGCTAAAGAACTACATACGTTCGGTAGAAAAGGGTCTAAATAATATTAAGAATTGGTCGAATGAAGATGAAAGACTCATCGATAAGTTTAAACAAAAACTAAAGAGTTTAGGGTCTGCTCACGACTATGTCATTTCTGAATTCTGTGAAATTAGGCATATTCTTGAGGAAGAAGAACAAAACATAGCTTTGGCTGAGGAATATCTAGCATTTGTGAGTCGAGGTATATTTAATACCGCTGTAGACATGGAGTCTTTTTTAAATTTAAATCATCTATCTGAAATACGTCCTTACTTAGCTGTAAGTAATCCTAAATTACTAGAGATTACAGAGAAATCTCAAGACGTTGTGAATCAGTTTATGAATGCGACTGTTGCTTTTAAGAAAGCACAGATTCTTTTTAAGAACAACAAACATGCTCAGATAAAGAAGATGTTAGAAAGGAGTCACGCATTAATAGAAGCTCTTATTTATAAGAGTTTGGAAAGAAGTTATAATAAAGCGGGATTATTATGCGAGAAAGTAAGGATCATTCACGACAATCCTCTTTTCCCTTGGGAACAAGACCAGCAGAAGTATACTCAAGCTAAGAAAGAGTTTGAAGAGAGATCTCGATGTTTAGAAGAGTTTGAGAAGACTTTTTTTTGGTTGGATGACGAGAGTACTATTTCCTATACGGATCGTTGGGATTTTCTAAATGAGTCTATTGAGCATAAAATGTTAAGAGTAGATCGTGATGCTATATCGATTAGGAAAATTGCATTAAAGAACAGGGCCCGTAACTATGCTAAGGCTCTCTTAGAAAAGGAGCGGACTAAAGAGCATAAAAGAGATTTGGAACAAGCTCGAAGAGCCTTTGAATATGAGAGTAAAAAGTTTTATAGAAAAGAGTATGCAGAAGCAGAAACGAGAGTTAAAGTACTTAAAACATCCTTTCCCAATCTTGAAATCGCTACGAACATAAGGGAAGTTAGGTCTAGAAGTCCCGAAATCCCGAATCATTCGGAGGATGTTTTAGAAGAGATAGATAAAGAACACATCGAATATGAAAATAAGCAAAGGCTTTATTGGCAAAAAATAGGGAGTGAGGAAGAAGGGGTTAGAAAAGAACTCGAAGGGGAGTCTCATTCACTAAATCAGAGCAGAAGAGTTTATTCTGCTGAGTGTTATGCGAGACGCTTAAAAGGCTTGTTACTTCAGTGGACGAAGGATATACGCACTGTCGAAGCACACATTGAAGATGCAGCCATTGATTTTGATCAGGAGATAAGCAAAATCGAGTTACGTCATGCTCAGGCAAGGCTGGAGCTTTTAGAAGAAGAAATCAACGATATTTTTCCTAAAGTTGCAGATATGGAAGAGTTGATATCGTATGAAGAGCATTGTATTTTTTCTATTAGGACAAATTTAGAAAAGGCATACATCCAATATAATAAATGTTCCGAAATGTTATTAGATGCAGAGCTCTTTTTTGCAGAAGATGAGCGGTTTATACATTCGGATGCAATGCTGCGAGATATGCGTTACCAGTTACAACAAGTAAGTGAAAGATATAAAGAGAAGAAACAGGAGTTCACAACACTTGAAGATCGTGTCACAGGACACAAATGTCTCCTTAAAGGGGAAGTGCAAAGGTTTCAACTCGAGGGATTAGACTTTCTAAAGGACGAGCTTCTTAGTACTGCTTATGATCTTTATAAAAAGGCAGGTGCTAGGGAGCATATACCCGTTGGCGTGCCTTGTATGCAGCTGTATTACAATTATTATGAAGATAAGGAAACTATAGTGCGAAAAAGGCTCTTTAATATGACAGAGAGGTATCAAAACTTTCAAAGGAATTTGAATTGCCTAAAATTTGATAGTGAAGTTCTTTTAAAGGAAGAACTCTATAAACCAGAGGAACATGAAAAAAGACAAGAGGAACGGGAATCAAAAGAGGCGGAGCTATTGCTTAAGAAGTTGCAAGTGGCTGAAGATCATTTGTCTGAATTAGAATCAAAGCAACCTCAAGAATAG
- a CDS encoding co-chaperone GroES, producing MSDQATTLRIKPLGDRILVKREEEEATARGGIILPDTAKKKQDRAEVLVLGTGKRTDDGTLLPFEVQVGDIILMDKYAGQEITIDDEEYVILQSNEIMAVLK from the coding sequence ATGTCTGATCAAGCAACGACTCTCCGAATCAAGCCTTTGGGCGACAGAATCTTAGTAAAAAGAGAAGAGGAAGAAGCCACCGCTCGTGGAGGAATCATATTACCTGACACAGCAAAAAAGAAACAAGATCGTGCCGAAGTTCTTGTTTTAGGCACAGGCAAACGAACTGATGATGGTACACTGCTTCCTTTCGAAGTTCAAGTTGGCGATATCATTTTAATGGATAAGTATGCAGGTCAAGAAATCACGATCGATGACGAAGAATATGTCATTTTACAATCCAATGAAATCATGGCCGTCCTAAAATAA
- the pepF gene encoding oligoendopeptidase F, with amino-acid sequence MTTTLKAETPPTRDQINPANCWDTTPMYRNREEWKKDFDLCSSGKDRSPIWPELSLSQYQIDTPQSLHELLSKQFFVERKLNKLYVYAHLIHDQDITNPEGEGDYQSIVYLYTLFSQEIAWIQPALIALSQEKIDLLLSSPVLAPYRFYLEKIFRLSPHTGTAGEEKILASSFAALSVSNKAFSSLSDSEIPFGEAKDSNGEQHPLSHALASLYMQSPDRELRRTAYLAQCQRYHNYRNTFANLLNGKIQAHLFEAKARKYPSCLEASLFQHNIPTTVYTNLIKETKKHTSLINKYFNLKKEALKLKEFHFYDVYAPIVQTAEKKYSYEEGVDLVCNSLLPLGTTYVEILRNGLLSDGWVDRYENKNKRSGAYSSGCYDSPPYILLNYTDTLYDVSVIAHEGGHSMHSYLSRETQPYHDSQYPLFLAEIASTFNEMLLMDALSKSDQSKEEKIVIITRTLDTIFATLFRQTFFAAFEYEIHSAAEQGVPLTEEFLSTTYGNLQQEFYGGIVTTDPLSVLEWARIPHFYYNFYVYQYATGIVASLSFAEKILTQESDALELYLNFLKSGGSDFPLNILKKSGLDMTTTTPLDEAFAFITKKIDLLSFLLSGD; translated from the coding sequence ATGACTACCACACTGAAAGCCGAAACGCCTCCAACAAGAGATCAAATAAATCCAGCGAATTGTTGGGATACAACTCCAATGTATAGAAATAGAGAGGAGTGGAAAAAAGATTTTGATCTTTGCAGCTCAGGGAAAGATCGTTCTCCCATATGGCCCGAACTCTCTCTATCCCAGTATCAAATCGATACCCCTCAATCTTTACACGAACTCTTATCAAAACAATTCTTTGTAGAACGAAAATTAAATAAACTTTACGTATACGCTCACTTGATCCATGATCAAGATATTACTAATCCCGAAGGAGAGGGTGACTACCAATCCATTGTCTATCTCTATACTCTCTTCTCACAGGAAATTGCCTGGATACAACCAGCTTTAATTGCCCTTTCTCAAGAAAAAATAGATCTCTTGTTATCAAGCCCAGTTCTTGCTCCCTATAGATTCTACCTAGAAAAAATTTTCCGTCTTTCGCCACACACAGGAACAGCAGGCGAGGAAAAGATCTTAGCCTCCTCATTTGCAGCACTTAGCGTCTCTAACAAAGCCTTCTCTTCGTTAAGCGATTCCGAAATTCCTTTTGGGGAAGCCAAAGATTCTAACGGGGAACAGCATCCCCTCTCCCACGCTCTCGCCTCTCTGTATATGCAATCCCCAGATCGAGAATTACGTCGGACTGCTTACTTAGCTCAATGCCAACGTTACCATAATTACCGTAACACTTTCGCTAATCTTCTGAATGGAAAGATCCAAGCTCACCTTTTTGAAGCAAAAGCAAGAAAGTATCCCTCCTGCTTAGAAGCCTCTCTATTTCAACACAACATCCCCACAACTGTTTACACCAATCTTATAAAAGAAACAAAAAAACACACTTCTCTCATCAATAAGTATTTCAACCTAAAGAAAGAAGCTCTAAAGCTAAAAGAATTCCACTTTTATGATGTTTATGCTCCCATTGTCCAAACTGCAGAGAAGAAATATAGTTATGAAGAAGGTGTTGATCTTGTTTGTAATAGCCTTCTTCCTTTAGGGACGACTTATGTCGAGATTCTAAGAAATGGTCTTCTTTCAGATGGTTGGGTAGACAGATACGAAAATAAAAATAAACGGTCAGGAGCCTACTCCTCAGGATGCTATGACAGCCCTCCCTACATTCTTTTAAATTACACTGACACACTTTATGACGTTTCAGTAATTGCTCATGAAGGAGGGCATAGCATGCACTCCTACTTAAGCAGAGAAACACAACCCTATCATGATTCTCAATACCCTCTGTTTCTTGCTGAAATTGCCTCAACGTTCAATGAGATGCTCCTTATGGATGCTCTTAGCAAATCCGATCAATCTAAAGAGGAAAAAATCGTAATTATCACTAGAACTTTAGATACGATATTTGCAACTCTATTCCGTCAAACATTTTTCGCAGCCTTCGAATACGAAATTCATTCTGCAGCAGAGCAAGGCGTTCCTCTTACTGAGGAATTTCTTTCAACAACTTACGGTAATTTACAACAAGAATTTTACGGAGGCATTGTAACTACAGATCCTCTATCTGTATTAGAGTGGGCTAGAATTCCTCATTTCTACTACAATTTCTACGTTTATCAATATGCTACTGGTATCGTAGCTTCCCTGTCCTTTGCTGAAAAAATTCTTACACAGGAATCAGATGCTCTCGAGCTCTATTTGAACTTTTTAAAAAGCGGGGGGTCCGACTTCCCCCTCAATATCCTAAAGAAATCAGGATTAGATATGACTACGACTACCCCACTAGATGAAGCCTTTGCATTCATTACAAAGAAGATCGATCTACTCTCTTTTCTGCTTTCAGGAGATTAA
- the groL gene encoding chaperonin GroEL (60 kDa chaperone family; promotes refolding of misfolded polypeptides especially under stressful conditions; forms two stacked rings of heptamers to form a barrel-shaped 14mer; ends can be capped by GroES; misfolded proteins enter the barrel where they are refolded when GroES binds), whose amino-acid sequence MAAKNIKYNEEARKKIHKGVKTLAEAVKVTLGPKGRHVVIDKSFGSPQVTKDGVTVAKEIELEDKHENMGAQMVKEVASKTADKAGDGTTTATVLAEAIYSEGLRNVTAGANPMDLKRGIDKAVKVVVDELKKISKPVQHHKEIAQVATISANNDSEIGNLIAEAMEKVGKNGSITVEEAKGFETVLDVVEGMNFNRGYLSSYFSTNPETQECVLEDALILIYDKKISGIKDFLPVLQQVAESGRPLLIIAEEIEGEALATLVVNRLRAGFRVCAVKAPGFGDRRKAMLEDIAILTGGQLVSEELGMKLENTALSMLGKAKKVIVTKEDTTIVEGLGNKVDIQARCDNIKKQIEDSTSDYDKEKLQERLAKLSGGVAVIRVGAATEIEMKEKKDRVDDAQHATIAAVEEGILPGGGTALVRCIPTLEAFLPMLANEDEAIGARIILKALTAPLKQIATNAGKEGAIICQQVLARSANEGYDALRDAYTDMIDAGILDPTKVTRSALESAASIAGLLLTTEALIADIPEEKSSSAPAMPGAGMDY is encoded by the coding sequence ATGGCAGCGAAAAATATTAAATACAATGAAGAAGCCAGAAAAAAAATACACAAAGGGGTAAAAACACTTGCAGAAGCAGTAAAAGTCACTCTAGGTCCTAAAGGACGCCACGTAGTGATAGATAAAAGCTTCGGCTCTCCCCAAGTCACCAAAGACGGTGTTACTGTCGCTAAAGAAATCGAGCTTGAAGACAAGCACGAAAATATGGGCGCTCAAATGGTAAAAGAAGTCGCTAGCAAAACTGCAGACAAAGCGGGTGATGGAACCACAACAGCAACAGTTCTTGCAGAAGCAATCTACAGCGAAGGTCTAAGAAATGTAACCGCAGGTGCAAATCCTATGGATCTTAAAAGAGGTATTGACAAAGCTGTAAAAGTTGTTGTTGATGAACTCAAAAAAATTAGTAAGCCTGTTCAACATCATAAAGAAATTGCCCAAGTAGCAACCATTTCAGCAAATAACGATTCTGAAATTGGTAATCTTATTGCAGAGGCTATGGAAAAAGTTGGTAAAAATGGATCCATTACTGTTGAAGAAGCTAAAGGATTCGAAACTGTTCTCGATGTTGTAGAGGGAATGAATTTCAACCGCGGCTATCTCTCCAGCTACTTCTCTACAAACCCAGAAACTCAAGAATGTGTTTTAGAAGACGCTCTTATTCTAATCTACGATAAGAAAATCTCTGGAATTAAAGACTTCCTTCCAGTCCTACAGCAAGTAGCAGAATCTGGACGTCCTCTTTTAATCATTGCAGAAGAGATCGAAGGAGAAGCTTTAGCAACTCTGGTCGTCAATAGACTCCGCGCAGGATTCAGAGTATGTGCAGTGAAAGCTCCTGGTTTCGGTGACAGAAGAAAAGCTATGCTAGAAGACATTGCTATCCTCACTGGTGGCCAATTGGTTAGCGAAGAACTTGGTATGAAATTAGAGAATACTGCTCTATCAATGTTAGGTAAAGCTAAGAAAGTTATCGTAACTAAAGAAGATACCACAATAGTCGAAGGTTTAGGAAATAAGGTCGATATCCAAGCTCGATGCGACAACATCAAAAAGCAAATCGAAGATAGTACTTCAGATTACGACAAAGAAAAACTCCAAGAACGTTTAGCTAAACTCTCTGGGGGTGTTGCTGTAATCCGAGTAGGAGCTGCTACTGAAATAGAGATGAAAGAGAAAAAAGACAGAGTAGATGATGCTCAACACGCAACCATCGCGGCTGTCGAAGAAGGAATCCTCCCTGGTGGTGGAACTGCCTTAGTTCGCTGTATCCCTACATTAGAAGCTTTCCTTCCTATGCTAGCGAACGAAGACGAAGCTATTGGTGCTCGTATTATCCTAAAAGCATTAACAGCCCCATTAAAGCAAATTGCAACTAATGCTGGTAAAGAAGGTGCTATTATTTGTCAGCAAGTTCTAGCAAGATCTGCAAATGAAGGATATGATGCTTTACGTGACGCCTATACAGATATGATCGATGCAGGAATTTTAGATCCAACTAAAGTTACCCGCTCGGCTCTAGAAAGCGCAGCTTCTATAGCAGGATTACTCCTGACAACAGAGGCCTTAATAGCAGACATTCCTGAAGAGAAATCTTCATCAGCCCCAGCAATGCCTGGCGCAGGAATGGACTACTAG
- a CDS encoding DMT family transporter yields MFPSTNQESKARNLPLGIFHGLIACLYWGIVFVVPNFLDSFGNLDIVLTRYTIFGIFSLIACAIKNPSVIKKTPLHIWGKSLLWTLLINPVYYFGITLGIRYVGSAITVVIAGLAPIAVLYHSNAKQKELSYPLLFAISSVIIIGVILTHLAVLDLPTAASPLYCILGVGMVIISTSLWVIYVICNQSLLQKHPELTPDTWSYLIGISALIICLPLIIIFDLCGVTHVTQIIVSHTSISECLLFFSLCGIMGVFSSAKALTAWNKASLNLSPALLGAILIFEPIFGIVLTYLYSKSLPSIQEGIGIFLMLGGSLLCLVLFGKKVQKNLANSQISSSPE; encoded by the coding sequence ATGTTCCCTAGTACAAATCAAGAATCCAAAGCCCGTAATTTGCCCCTGGGTATATTCCACGGCCTCATTGCCTGTCTATATTGGGGTATTGTCTTTGTTGTCCCAAATTTCCTTGATTCTTTTGGCAATCTTGATATTGTTCTTACTCGTTATACCATTTTCGGTATTTTCTCTCTGATTGCCTGCGCTATAAAAAACCCCTCCGTAATTAAAAAAACTCCTTTACATATTTGGGGGAAAAGCCTCCTTTGGACCCTGCTCATTAACCCAGTTTACTATTTTGGAATCACCCTAGGCATCCGTTATGTCGGATCTGCGATTACAGTAGTGATTGCTGGCCTAGCTCCCATAGCTGTACTCTATCACTCAAATGCAAAACAAAAAGAACTATCCTACCCTCTACTCTTTGCTATAAGCAGTGTCATTATCATAGGAGTGATTCTAACTCATCTTGCTGTACTCGATCTGCCAACAGCTGCCTCTCCCCTCTATTGTATCTTGGGAGTCGGTATGGTTATCATCTCAACAAGTCTTTGGGTAATCTATGTGATCTGTAATCAATCTCTACTTCAGAAGCACCCCGAGCTCACCCCCGACACTTGGAGCTACCTCATTGGAATCAGTGCCCTAATTATCTGTCTCCCTCTGATTATTATTTTTGATCTCTGTGGAGTTACCCACGTGACACAAATAATAGTCTCGCATACATCAATCTCTGAATGCCTACTTTTCTTTTCACTATGTGGTATTATGGGGGTATTTTCCTCAGCAAAAGCTTTAACAGCTTGGAATAAAGCCAGTTTGAATCTCTCTCCAGCATTATTAGGAGCTATATTAATTTTCGAGCCCATTTTTGGCATTGTACTGACGTATCTCTATTCAAAGAGCCTTCCTTCTATACAGGAAGGTATAGGAATCTTTTTGATGTTGGGAGGAAGCCTACTCTGCCTAGTCCTCTTTGGAAAAAAGGTCCAAAAAAACTTAGCAAACTCCCAAATTTCATCTTCTCCTGAATAA
- a CDS encoding BPL-N domain-containing protein, whose translation MLRNQVLVYCSEGVSPYYLRHTIRFLKHYSPQGSALDILRVDGNFLIKNPFWEESTALLVFPGGADRPYHRVLHGLGTARISEYVYEGGNFLGICAGAYFGSKMIYFYEPNGAPWQGTRDLGFFPGTAKGPAYSGEFSYVRPSGVRVSPQLFSDFGLGYAMFNGGCIFEGSEGYPEVNIESRYADLPGQPASIVSRVFGEGLAVLSGPHIEYLPHHCSMVEENVQQTREFLERESLTLNRYCENLMRRLLLPVFSELDS comes from the coding sequence ATGCTAAGGAATCAAGTACTTGTTTACTGTAGTGAGGGTGTTTCTCCCTATTATTTACGCCATACTATACGTTTTCTTAAGCACTATAGTCCTCAAGGAAGTGCTTTGGACATTCTTAGAGTCGATGGGAATTTTTTGATTAAAAATCCTTTTTGGGAAGAATCGACTGCCTTACTAGTATTCCCAGGAGGGGCAGACCGCCCGTATCATCGCGTACTTCACGGTTTGGGGACTGCTCGTATTTCTGAATATGTTTATGAGGGAGGAAATTTTCTAGGTATTTGTGCTGGGGCTTATTTTGGTTCTAAGATGATCTATTTTTATGAACCTAATGGAGCGCCGTGGCAAGGGACTCGAGATTTAGGGTTTTTCCCAGGGACTGCCAAAGGGCCTGCTTATAGCGGGGAATTTTCCTATGTTCGTCCTTCTGGAGTAAGGGTCTCCCCACAGCTATTTTCAGATTTTGGTTTGGGATATGCTATGTTTAATGGAGGGTGTATTTTCGAGGGTTCTGAGGGATATCCCGAAGTCAATATCGAATCTCGTTACGCAGATCTTCCAGGACAACCTGCCAGCATAGTTTCTAGAGTTTTCGGTGAGGGGTTAGCAGTTCTTTCGGGACCTCATATAGAATACCTACCCCACCACTGTTCTATGGTGGAGGAGAACGTCCAACAGACACGTGAATTTCTTGAAAGAGAGTCTCTAACTTTGAACCGCTATTGTGAGAATCTTATGCGGCGTTTGCTTCTGCCTGTATTTTCTGAATTGGATTCCTAA